Proteins from a genomic interval of Hornefia porci:
- a CDS encoding cysteine desulfurase family protein: MIYLDNSSTTRQADEVTALMSEVAREDFGNPSSLHRLGLSAQNRVTAARKQVAKALGAAPEEICFNSCGTEGDSTVISGVAESRRHRGNKIITSAVEHPAVLEACARLEQKGFEVVRIPVDGECRIDMARYEAELDERTVLVSVMTVNNETGAVMPVRRMAEAAHAKKILFHTDAVQALGKLPLAGIGADFITVSGHKIHGPKGTGALYIRKGTHLPPLLPGGGQEKNMRSGTENVPGIAGLGEACRLLERESAEKMAAVRTYLLKGIREQIPDIRVNSPEDGVASVLNVSFLGTRGEVLLHTLEEDEIYVSTGSACSSNKKGRSHVLSAMGLSPKEIEGAIRFSFSRYNTAEEMDVVLDRLTAAVSRFRRLGSFR, translated from the coding sequence ATGATTTATCTGGATAACAGTTCGACAACGAGGCAGGCGGACGAGGTTACAGCGCTGATGAGCGAGGTCGCCCGCGAGGATTTCGGGAATCCGTCCTCCCTGCACCGGCTGGGGCTCTCGGCGCAGAACCGCGTCACCGCAGCGCGGAAACAGGTGGCGAAGGCGCTGGGTGCGGCTCCGGAGGAGATCTGCTTCAACTCCTGCGGTACAGAGGGCGACAGCACAGTGATTTCCGGCGTTGCGGAAAGCCGCAGACACCGGGGAAACAAAATCATCACCAGCGCGGTGGAGCATCCGGCGGTGCTGGAGGCTTGCGCGCGCCTGGAGCAGAAGGGCTTCGAGGTGGTTCGTATTCCGGTGGACGGAGAATGCCGGATTGATATGGCACGTTATGAAGCGGAGCTGGATGAGAGGACTGTTCTGGTTTCCGTGATGACAGTCAATAATGAAACCGGAGCGGTTATGCCGGTCCGCCGGATGGCGGAGGCAGCCCATGCGAAAAAAATTTTGTTCCATACAGATGCTGTACAGGCGCTGGGAAAGCTCCCTCTAGCCGGGATCGGTGCAGATTTCATTACAGTCAGCGGTCACAAAATTCACGGACCTAAGGGAACCGGCGCACTGTACATCAGAAAGGGAACGCATCTTCCGCCGCTGCTGCCGGGAGGCGGCCAGGAGAAAAACATGAGGTCCGGCACGGAGAATGTGCCGGGAATCGCGGGTCTCGGCGAGGCGTGCCGGCTGCTGGAGAGGGAATCCGCGGAAAAGATGGCCGCGGTAAGGACATATCTTCTGAAGGGAATCCGTGAGCAGATTCCGGATATCCGGGTGAATTCTCCGGAGGACGGGGTCGCGTCAGTGCTGAACGTCAGCTTTCTCGGAACCCGCGGAGAGGTGCTTCTGCACACACTGGAGGAGGATGAGATCTATGTATCGACCGGATCGGCGTGCTCTTCCAACAAAAAAGGCAGGAGTCATGTGCTGAGCGCCATGGGGCTCTCGCCGAAGGAAATCGAGGGCGCGATTCGCTTCAGCTTCAGTCGTTACAACACCGCAGAAGAGATGGACGTGGTGCTCGACCGCCTGACAGCGGCGGTGAGCCGGTTCAGAAGATTAGGGAGTTTTCGGTAA
- the thiI gene encoding tRNA uracil 4-sulfurtransferase ThiI: protein MNEKNIFIVRCGEVALKGMNKPYFEKTLAERIRRNLKDYEGVEVKRHEGLIFVRSPKELDSEEIIRQVSRVFGVSSISPAVEAPSDLDAIGETAVDFMKQQIRERGIRTFKVEAKRADKTFPVKSPEIARIIGASVLIGCKVLKVDVHEPDCKLFVDLRRDRTYLYDEKIRGFGGLPLGTNGKGLVLLSGGIDSPVAAWMMAKRGMVIEALHFHSYPYTSPRAQQKVEELVGIVASYCGRMKMHVINLLPIQEQIVQNCPEEETTILVRRFMMRIGEKIARRSGCMMLITGENLGQVASQTAEALVVTDACVQMPVMRPLIAMDKVDIMDKAMEIGTYEKSIEPYEDCCTVFLPKHPSTKPRLAQIEASEALLDVEGLVDAAVKSEEIVRIDAR, encoded by the coding sequence ATGAACGAGAAAAATATTTTTATCGTCCGGTGCGGCGAGGTCGCGCTGAAGGGGATGAACAAACCGTATTTTGAGAAGACGCTGGCGGAACGGATCCGCAGGAATCTGAAGGATTACGAAGGCGTGGAGGTTAAACGGCACGAGGGACTTATCTTTGTCCGCAGTCCGAAAGAACTGGATTCGGAGGAAATCATCCGGCAGGTGTCCAGAGTGTTCGGCGTGTCCTCCATCAGCCCTGCGGTGGAAGCACCCAGCGATCTGGACGCCATCGGCGAAACGGCGGTGGACTTCATGAAGCAGCAGATCAGGGAGCGGGGAATCCGGACCTTTAAGGTAGAGGCGAAACGGGCGGATAAGACGTTTCCGGTCAAGTCGCCTGAGATTGCCCGGATTATCGGCGCAAGCGTTCTGATCGGATGTAAGGTGCTGAAGGTGGACGTCCATGAGCCGGACTGCAAGCTGTTCGTGGATCTCCGCAGAGACCGGACCTATCTCTATGACGAAAAGATCCGGGGCTTTGGAGGACTGCCGCTGGGCACTAACGGGAAGGGACTGGTTCTGCTGTCGGGCGGCATTGATTCGCCTGTGGCGGCGTGGATGATGGCAAAGCGGGGAATGGTCATCGAGGCGCTGCATTTTCACAGCTATCCCTACACAAGTCCGCGGGCACAGCAGAAAGTGGAGGAACTGGTCGGCATCGTGGCGTCCTACTGCGGCCGGATGAAAATGCATGTGATTAATCTGCTGCCGATTCAGGAGCAGATCGTACAGAACTGCCCGGAGGAGGAGACCACGATTCTGGTGCGGCGGTTCATGATGCGCATAGGCGAGAAAATCGCCCGGCGCAGCGGATGCATGATGCTGATTACCGGGGAAAATCTGGGTCAGGTGGCCAGTCAGACGGCGGAAGCCCTGGTGGTGACTGACGCCTGCGTGCAGATGCCGGTGATGCGTCCTCTGATCGCCATGGACAAGGTGGATATCATGGATAAGGCTATGGAGATCGGAACCTACGAAAAATCCATCGAGCCTTACGAGGACTGCTGTACGGTGTTCCTGCCCAAACATCCTTCAACAAAGCCCAGACTGGCGCAGATTGAAGCGTCAGAGGCGCTTCTGGACGTGGAAGGTCTGGTGGACGCTGCGGTGAAGTCTGAGGAGATTGTCCGTATCGACGCGAGATGA
- a CDS encoding electron transfer flavoprotein subunit beta/FixA family protein: MAFKIIVCAKQVPDTNVIKINPKTGTLIREGVPSILNNDDANALEEALKIKDKYPDTHITVITMGPPQANDLLFECIAMGADEGILVSDRAVGGSDTWATSNTLEAAVRKVGDFDLLWAGRQAIDGDTAQVGPQLAEKLGLPQVTYVEDFEIDDDLKNITVKRQLEDGYEVIKLQTPCMLTAIKELNEPRYMSMSGIFGEKKMTTWNAKDIEVDLNTVGLEASPTNVFRSFTPAPKGKGVILEGDTEKEIADELLVNLKEKQVI; the protein is encoded by the coding sequence ATGGCATTCAAGATTATCGTATGCGCAAAACAGGTACCGGATACGAACGTTATCAAGATTAACCCCAAGACTGGTACTCTGATCAGAGAAGGCGTGCCGAGCATTCTGAACAATGACGATGCGAACGCGCTGGAAGAAGCTTTGAAGATCAAGGACAAGTATCCTGATACTCATATCACAGTAATCACCATGGGACCTCCTCAGGCAAACGATCTGCTGTTCGAGTGCATCGCGATGGGCGCTGACGAAGGCATCCTGGTATCCGACAGAGCGGTCGGCGGTTCCGACACCTGGGCGACTTCCAACACTCTGGAAGCAGCAGTCAGAAAGGTCGGAGACTTTGACCTTCTGTGGGCAGGACGTCAGGCGATCGACGGAGACACCGCGCAGGTCGGACCGCAGCTGGCTGAGAAACTCGGTCTGCCGCAGGTTACCTATGTTGAGGATTTCGAGATCGATGATGATCTGAAGAACATCACGGTCAAGAGACAGCTGGAAGACGGCTATGAAGTGATCAAGCTGCAGACTCCCTGCATGCTGACCGCGATTAAAGAACTGAACGAGCCAAGATACATGTCGATGTCCGGAATCTTCGGCGAGAAGAAGATGACTACATGGAACGCAAAGGATATCGAGGTTGACCTGAACACAGTAGGTCTGGAGGCTTCTCCGACAAACGTATTCAGATCCTTCACACCTGCTCCGAAGGGCAAGGGCGTGATTCTGGAAGGCGATACCGAGAAGGAAATCGCTGACGAACTGCTGGTAAATCTCAAGGAAAAGCAAGTCATCTAG
- a CDS encoding acyl-CoA dehydrogenase has product MNFQLTKEQEFVRKMVREFATNEVEPLAADIDKEHRFPEETVAKMAKYGMMGIPFPTEYGGAGGDEVSYAITVEELSRVCASTGVIVSAHTSLCCWPIYAYGTEEQKQKYLPDLLSGRKIGAFGLTEPNAGTDAAGQQTRAVLDGDEWVLDGAKVFITNGGYASTFVVMAMTDKKKGTHGGISSFIVEKGDPGFSIGKTEDKMGIHASSTTELIFQNCRIPKDRLLGEVGDGFKIALSTLDGGRIGIASQALGIAQGAFDVTVDYMKARKQFGKKLSQMEALQFEMADLKTRIEAARLLVYKAAFLEDQHAKYGEAAAMAKLFAAETAMKVTTKCVQFHGGYGYTADYPVERMMRDAKITEIYEGTSEVQKIVIAANTFGK; this is encoded by the coding sequence ATGAACTTTCAACTGACGAAGGAACAGGAATTCGTAAGGAAAATGGTAAGAGAGTTTGCCACTAACGAAGTTGAACCATTGGCGGCTGACATCGACAAAGAGCACAGATTCCCTGAGGAAACTGTCGCTAAGATGGCGAAGTACGGCATGATGGGCATTCCGTTCCCTACTGAGTATGGCGGAGCAGGCGGAGATGAAGTATCCTATGCGATTACTGTTGAGGAGCTCTCCAGAGTATGTGCGTCGACGGGCGTTATCGTATCTGCGCATACATCCCTGTGCTGCTGGCCGATCTACGCATATGGTACAGAAGAGCAGAAGCAGAAGTACCTGCCGGATCTTCTTTCCGGAAGAAAGATCGGTGCATTCGGTCTGACTGAGCCAAACGCAGGAACCGACGCTGCCGGACAGCAGACGAGAGCTGTCCTGGACGGAGACGAGTGGGTTCTCGACGGAGCCAAGGTATTCATCACCAACGGCGGATATGCCAGCACATTTGTTGTTATGGCGATGACAGACAAGAAGAAGGGAACACACGGCGGAATCAGTTCCTTCATCGTAGAGAAGGGTGACCCGGGCTTCTCCATCGGAAAGACCGAGGACAAGATGGGTATCCACGCTTCCTCCACCACAGAGCTTATTTTCCAGAACTGCAGAATCCCGAAGGACAGACTGCTGGGCGAGGTCGGCGACGGCTTCAAGATCGCTCTGTCCACACTGGACGGCGGCCGTATCGGAATCGCTTCCCAGGCGCTGGGAATCGCGCAGGGCGCGTTTGATGTAACCGTAGATTACATGAAGGCGAGAAAGCAGTTCGGCAAGAAGCTGTCTCAGATGGAGGCGCTCCAGTTTGAGATGGCGGATCTGAAGACCAGAATCGAGGCTGCGAGACTGCTGGTTTACAAAGCCGCGTTCCTCGAGGATCAGCATGCGAAGTACGGTGAGGCCGCTGCCATGGCGAAGCTGTTTGCTGCTGAGACTGCAATGAAGGTAACGACAAAGTGTGTACAGTTCCACGGCGGATATGGATACACTGCAGACTATCCGGTTGAAAGAATGATGAGAGACGCCAAGATCACCGAAATCTATGAGGGCACCTCTGAAGTTCAGAAGATCGTAATTGCTGCTAACACTTTCGGGAAATAA
- a CDS encoding FAD-binding protein, whose product MAIEIIKEKCTGCGLCFKACPYDAFEFEPYDGNKLGRVCKVNDKCNFCNQCLTSCKFGAIKEVQVGGAVDLSAYKHIWVYAEQRDGKLMNVALELIGEGYRLAKEISEDTQVCAVLVGNNIDHLASECFEYGADKVYMIQDPLLEHYTTDAYTKVITDAIDVYKPEIVLYGATHIGRDLAPRIAARCNTGLTADCTRLDVKVSSYIDFAKKKTTLDTSTLDPNDPSTGIKQTRPAFGGNLMATIICPKTRPQMSTVRPGVMQKREKVEGATGEIINVKPEISESDIHVQIVDVVKSAKEMVSLTDADIICSGGRGLGDASGFELIKKFADKVGGVVGSSRAAVDAGWIDHSHQVGQTGTTVKPKIYFACGISGAIQHLAGMQTSDIIVAINKDPDAPIFEVADYGIVGDLYKVIPEIIAEWDKAEDLHDAATKKN is encoded by the coding sequence ATGGCTATTGAAATTATAAAAGAAAAATGTACCGGTTGCGGACTTTGCTTCAAAGCCTGCCCATATGACGCCTTCGAGTTTGAGCCTTATGATGGAAATAAGCTCGGCAGAGTCTGCAAGGTGAATGACAAGTGCAATTTCTGTAACCAGTGTCTGACATCCTGCAAATTCGGCGCGATTAAAGAAGTTCAGGTCGGCGGAGCGGTTGACCTTTCCGCTTACAAGCACATCTGGGTTTACGCTGAGCAGAGAGACGGCAAACTGATGAACGTTGCCCTTGAGCTGATCGGCGAAGGCTACAGACTGGCGAAGGAAATCAGCGAGGACACGCAGGTATGCGCAGTTCTGGTCGGAAACAACATCGACCACCTGGCTTCCGAGTGCTTCGAGTACGGTGCCGACAAGGTCTACATGATCCAGGATCCGCTTCTGGAGCACTACACCACAGATGCCTACACCAAGGTTATCACCGATGCTATCGACGTATACAAGCCGGAAATCGTTCTGTACGGTGCGACCCATATCGGACGCGACCTGGCTCCGAGAATCGCCGCGAGATGCAACACCGGTCTGACCGCGGACTGCACCAGACTGGACGTCAAGGTTTCCAGCTACATCGACTTCGCAAAGAAGAAGACCACTCTGGACACCTCCACTCTGGATCCGAATGATCCTTCCACAGGAATCAAGCAGACACGTCCTGCTTTCGGCGGAAACCTGATGGCGACCATCATCTGCCCGAAGACAAGACCGCAGATGTCCACAGTACGCCCCGGCGTAATGCAGAAGAGAGAAAAGGTAGAGGGAGCGACCGGCGAGATCATCAACGTCAAGCCGGAGATCTCCGAGTCCGATATCCATGTTCAGATTGTCGATGTTGTTAAATCCGCTAAGGAAATGGTTTCACTGACGGACGCTGACATCATCTGCTCCGGCGGACGTGGTCTGGGCGATGCTTCAGGATTTGAACTGATCAAGAAGTTTGCTGACAAAGTCGGCGGCGTTGTAGGTTCTTCCCGTGCGGCAGTCGACGCAGGATGGATCGATCATTCTCATCAGGTTGGACAGACCGGTACCACCGTTAAGCCGAAAATCTATTTCGCCTGCGGAATCTCCGGTGCGATCCAGCACCTGGCCGGAATGCAGACCTCCGACATCATCGTCGCGATCAACAAGGATCCGGATGCTCCGATCTTCGAGGTTGCGGACTATGGTATCGTAGGAGACCTGTATAAGGTTATTCCGGAAATCATCGCAGAGTGGGATAAGGCAGAGGACCTCCACGACGCAGCGACCAAGAAGAACTGA
- the rny gene encoding ribonuclease Y, with the protein MSPVVLAVIVGIVAIALGILIGYILRKNVAEKTIGSAEQKARNLILDAENRSETIKKEVTLEAKEEAHKMRSDVEKEVRERRAEIQRAERRVVQKEENVDRKLEGIEKKEERITQHEKDIARKREEIGKVFDRKIAELEKISGYTAEEAKALLLEGIEKDCRHEASQMIKDIETKAKEEADRNAREIICGAIQRCAADHVAETTLSVVNLPNDDMKGRIIGREGRNIRAIETLTGVDLIIDDTPEAVIVSGFDPVRREVARLALEKLIVDGRIHPAKIEEMVEKARKEVNQTIKAEGEQATFEVGIHNLHPELVRLLGRLHFRTSYGQNVLKHSIEVSHLAGLMAGELGLDVKLAKRAGLLHDIGKALDHEYEGTHVDIGIQILRKYKESEAVINGMAAHHGDYEPKSMEAVLIAAADALSAARPGARRETLDVYIKRLEKLEEIANTTPGVDKSYAIQAGREIRIIAKPEEVKDDEIALLARDISKRIESELEYPGQIKVNVVRETRAIEYAK; encoded by the coding sequence ATGTCTCCAGTTGTTTTAGCTGTTATCGTTGGAATTGTAGCAATTGCCTTGGGCATATTGATTGGATATATACTCAGAAAAAACGTTGCAGAAAAGACGATCGGAAGCGCGGAGCAGAAGGCCAGAAACCTGATACTCGACGCAGAGAACCGGTCTGAGACGATAAAGAAGGAAGTTACATTAGAAGCCAAAGAAGAAGCGCACAAAATGAGGAGCGACGTGGAGAAGGAGGTTCGTGAGAGGCGGGCCGAGATCCAGCGCGCGGAAAGAAGAGTGGTCCAAAAGGAAGAAAACGTGGACCGCAAGCTCGAGGGAATCGAGAAGAAGGAAGAACGCATTACACAGCACGAGAAAGATATCGCACGGAAAAGAGAGGAAATCGGTAAGGTCTTTGACCGCAAGATCGCGGAGCTTGAGAAGATCTCGGGCTACACAGCGGAGGAGGCCAAGGCGCTGCTGCTGGAAGGTATCGAGAAGGACTGCCGGCACGAGGCGTCGCAGATGATTAAGGACATTGAAACAAAGGCAAAGGAAGAAGCGGACCGCAACGCCAGAGAGATTATCTGCGGAGCGATTCAGCGCTGCGCTGCCGACCATGTGGCAGAGACGACCCTTTCAGTTGTGAATCTGCCGAACGATGATATGAAGGGCAGAATTATCGGGCGCGAGGGACGCAATATCCGGGCGATCGAAACGCTGACCGGAGTGGATCTGATCATCGACGACACGCCGGAGGCCGTGATTGTATCCGGCTTCGACCCGGTACGCAGAGAGGTCGCCAGACTGGCGCTGGAGAAGCTGATCGTGGACGGACGCATCCATCCGGCGAAGATCGAGGAGATGGTCGAGAAGGCACGGAAGGAAGTTAATCAGACGATTAAGGCGGAGGGAGAGCAGGCCACCTTCGAGGTCGGCATTCACAATCTGCATCCGGAGCTGGTCAGACTTCTGGGACGCCTGCATTTCAGAACATCCTACGGACAGAACGTTCTGAAGCATTCCATAGAGGTCAGTCATCTGGCCGGGCTGATGGCGGGAGAACTGGGACTGGACGTGAAGCTCGCCAAGCGGGCGGGACTGCTGCACGATATCGGAAAAGCACTGGATCATGAATACGAGGGAACTCATGTGGACATCGGAATTCAGATCCTGAGGAAATATAAAGAATCGGAGGCTGTAATCAACGGAATGGCGGCGCATCACGGCGACTATGAGCCGAAGAGCATGGAAGCGGTGCTGATTGCGGCCGCGGACGCGCTCTCCGCCGCGAGACCGGGCGCCCGTCGGGAAACGCTGGACGTTTACATCAAACGGCTTGAGAAACTGGAGGAAATCGCCAATACGACGCCGGGCGTGGATAAGTCCTACGCGATTCAGGCCGGCCGCGAGATTCGCATCATCGCGAAGCCCGAGGAGGTCAAGGATGATGAGATCGCACTGCTGGCAAGAGATATTTCCAAGCGGATCGAATCCGAGCTGGAATATCCCGGACAGATTAAGGTCAACGTCGTGCGGGAGACCCGCGCGATCGAGTATGCGAAGTAA
- a CDS encoding bifunctional glycosyltransferase/CDP-glycerol:glycerophosphate glycerophosphotransferase — protein MDISVILPTYNNGKYIERAVNSVINQGIEELELIVINDGSTDNSAEILEDLAGKHPCIRVITQENRGVSAARNAGLDAASGEFVAFLDGDDNFRPDALEEMLYLAGQWEADLVVGELRRIQSFGESIMKNSRMMSQKVMLRKEDIGFVNSFSVCNKMFRRSVIEEHRLRFRKIRHAEDGVFLYSFLNACGQIIGCPRVVYEYHRALPFEAKSALSRLDAPMFDSLTAAVEEIRKLAEKWSETVQRELNVRIFRTSIVNEYYRHLWILEKETLSKVMTTAEKYREKLTEEELTALEPAMTDLESEGRLKTKEEILQDPYLSVAVAAGMKEKELSRFLDTMYYQDCPNFEVRLDGCYRQSVPEEYAKKENLYIADQENCGLRELASQTKGRCLQIIDGSAIYNENTVKLMLRNLQKLDVDFISVLPLGYREGTTERIDRLNNCFTKKGRRNAEKNPKVMERHNEIDCRLFNKLFRRSALTEVLEELDETAGPEQVCGTAFGKLTYRRVANVRIGLQSGYEPKKPKAPAEPEGLKPSGTEEAGEKDRNGLPLGNSYWVARKLRRVQADKTLFLGVVAHEPGGNLRPLADALNDRGGDVLQDAAAAELEQSEQINVAYAADYATAGTLIAEDDDVETDGLELRKNQELIRLWHTRGGDLLEHSPLVSPQTREYGIPETDRFFDRDAALAARKRLERRYPRLRGRKLALFAPAFHQGLSVQTGYDFEYFNPGRVSDALGEDFVLALCWHPRTKSFLEDETEFRDRETVESFDLNLSRETDLNGLLLAADILITDYTDLGFAYSLLERPMIHYWFDANDYLLRKKPGRRLTEYAWGQQVFSEEELIDALKNPQIDPDDRAAFRNRFMEKCDGHSAERIVNRIAAKW, from the coding sequence TTGGATATTTCAGTAATTTTACCGACGTATAACAACGGGAAGTATATTGAACGCGCGGTGAATTCTGTAATCAATCAGGGGATTGAGGAGCTTGAGCTGATTGTAATTAACGATGGCTCTACCGACAATTCCGCGGAGATTCTTGAGGATCTGGCGGGGAAGCATCCCTGCATCCGGGTTATCACCCAGGAAAACCGCGGTGTATCCGCAGCGCGAAACGCGGGACTGGATGCTGCTTCAGGGGAGTTCGTGGCCTTTCTGGACGGAGACGATAACTTTCGTCCTGATGCGCTTGAAGAAATGCTCTACCTTGCCGGGCAGTGGGAAGCAGATCTCGTGGTGGGAGAACTCCGCAGAATTCAGAGCTTCGGAGAAAGCATCATGAAGAACAGCAGAATGATGTCTCAAAAGGTAATGCTTCGAAAGGAAGACATAGGGTTTGTAAACAGCTTCAGCGTCTGCAACAAAATGTTTCGGCGGAGTGTAATCGAAGAGCACCGGCTTCGATTCAGGAAAATCCGGCATGCGGAGGACGGAGTGTTCCTGTATTCCTTTCTGAATGCCTGCGGGCAAATCATCGGATGCCCCCGTGTCGTATATGAATATCACAGAGCACTTCCCTTTGAGGCGAAGAGCGCTTTGAGCAGGCTGGACGCGCCTATGTTTGACAGTCTGACGGCGGCTGTGGAGGAGATTCGGAAACTGGCAGAGAAGTGGTCGGAAACTGTGCAGAGAGAACTCAACGTAAGGATATTCCGTACATCCATCGTGAATGAGTATTACAGACATCTTTGGATTCTGGAGAAAGAGACTCTTTCAAAGGTTATGACGACAGCGGAGAAGTATCGTGAAAAACTGACGGAAGAAGAGCTGACCGCATTGGAACCGGCGATGACAGACCTGGAATCTGAAGGAAGACTGAAAACGAAAGAGGAAATCCTGCAGGATCCGTATCTGAGCGTGGCGGTCGCCGCAGGCATGAAGGAAAAGGAGCTTTCCCGGTTCCTCGACACCATGTACTATCAGGACTGTCCGAATTTCGAGGTCCGGCTGGACGGCTGCTATCGTCAGAGTGTTCCGGAGGAATATGCGAAAAAAGAGAATCTGTATATCGCCGATCAGGAAAACTGCGGATTGAGAGAACTGGCGTCACAGACGAAGGGACGCTGCCTGCAGATTATCGACGGGAGCGCCATATATAACGAGAATACGGTCAAACTGATGCTGCGGAACCTGCAGAAACTGGATGTTGACTTCATCTCCGTTCTTCCTCTGGGATACCGGGAGGGAACGACGGAGCGTATCGACCGTCTGAATAACTGCTTTACAAAGAAAGGACGCAGAAACGCGGAGAAAAATCCGAAGGTGATGGAGCGGCACAATGAAATCGACTGTCGCCTGTTCAACAAGCTTTTCCGAAGGAGCGCCCTGACGGAGGTTCTGGAGGAACTGGATGAAACCGCCGGCCCGGAGCAAGTCTGCGGAACCGCCTTCGGGAAGCTGACATACCGGCGTGTCGCCAATGTCCGCATCGGCCTTCAGTCCGGATACGAACCGAAGAAACCCAAGGCGCCGGCGGAACCGGAGGGATTGAAGCCTTCCGGGACGGAGGAGGCCGGAGAGAAGGACCGGAACGGGCTTCCTCTGGGAAATTCCTACTGGGTCGCCCGGAAGCTGCGGAGAGTACAGGCAGATAAAACTTTGTTCCTCGGTGTGGTTGCTCATGAGCCGGGAGGGAACCTGAGACCTCTGGCAGACGCCCTGAACGACCGAGGAGGTGATGTTCTGCAGGATGCGGCCGCGGCAGAGCTGGAACAGAGCGAACAGATCAACGTCGCCTATGCTGCGGATTATGCGACTGCGGGGACGCTGATTGCGGAGGACGACGATGTGGAAACGGACGGACTGGAGCTCCGGAAAAACCAGGAGCTGATCCGCCTCTGGCATACGCGGGGAGGGGATCTGCTGGAACATTCACCTCTGGTCAGTCCGCAGACGCGGGAGTACGGAATTCCGGAAACGGACAGGTTCTTCGACAGGGATGCCGCTCTGGCGGCCAGAAAGCGTCTTGAGCGCCGTTATCCCCGCCTGCGGGGACGGAAGCTGGCGCTGTTCGCACCGGCCTTCCACCAGGGACTCTCTGTTCAGACCGGATATGATTTTGAATATTTCAATCCCGGGCGCGTCAGCGACGCTCTTGGGGAGGATTTTGTGCTGGCGCTCTGCTGGCACCCGCGGACAAAGAGCTTTCTGGAGGATGAGACGGAGTTTCGCGACAGGGAAACGGTGGAATCCTTCGATCTCAACCTGTCTCGGGAAACGGATCTCAACGGACTGCTGCTGGCGGCAGACATCCTGATTACGGATTATACTGACCTGGGGTTCGCGTACAGTCTCCTGGAACGGCCGATGATACATTACTGGTTCGACGCTAACGACTATCTTCTGCGGAAAAAGCCCGGCCGCAGGCTGACCGAATATGCGTGGGGACAGCAGGTCTTTTCGGAGGAGGAGCTGATTGACGCTTTAAAGAATCCGCAGATTGACCCGGATGACAGGGCGGCGTTCCGTAACAGGTTTATGGAAAAATGCGACGGGCATTCAGCGGAGCGTATTGTGAACCGTATCGCCGCTAAATGGTGA